CCCTTAtggttttttatattatctGACCATAATGGTGTGAAACTGAAAATTAAGGATCCACATACACACACGTAAACATAATTAAACAAATGGGTTATTCAAATTTGACAATGAAATATTGATACTTTCTAATTATCATTAAATTGAATGAGAATTGATATAGATGCTCTTATAAACTTACTGTAGGTGCAATCAAACCCCCGAAGATGATTATTCCAGATATAAACGATACGCTAGTCAAGTACAGTTGCTTCAATGTCTTTGGTGTctacttcaaaagaaaaatatagaaggTTACCCAACACATTAAAAGATAAATGCCCTAGTAACACAGACCTCACAAGATAGTAAAAATTTGAAGagattaaaaactaaaaagaataaATCATAAGAGCGTGCTGTTCCTGCACACAAGCTTAGAGGATATCCAAGAAATGCATTAGGAAAAATGAATTGACTAAATGATGCACTTGCATTCATACATATCAATAACTACCTagttaaggggaaaaaaagctAATCATAGGATTCTAAACATCTTGTCCCACAACTTCTTCATTGGCATTTTTCTTCTCCGTCACCCATAATGAATGTAAAACACAATTTCCAAggttaaattatgggtgcaaaattgagtgtcgacaccactctctctattttctctttgcACCCAAGTTATTTTTCTACAAACCCCACCAAATTTATGATTGATTCTTCCAAGTGCATGTGTTCTATTAGTATGCTCTGTCACGTGAACATCCCAGTGTTCTTTGCACAatcatttattcattttgaaaCTCACCACATAGGGGAGAAAAGGAATGGACGACGGAATGTCTGGCATCTCATTCACTTCTTCCTCGCTGCTCTCGTTGACAACTTTCACATTCTTGATGCGCTGTTGTACTCTCAGTCTCCTTACCTATACAATAAttgattttcaaatatttagaaaaacaaaaatcatagaAAATGCAAGAACTAAGATCCTCTAGAGTTATTAGAGTAACTCCACCGTAGAGTTTCTAAAATCCTATCCATCCATTTTGAAATGAGCAGATTGGATTTTTTCCAGATGACCTGTCAAAATCCAATCCACTCATGTTAAAATGGAGGAATAGGATTTTTAGGAAATCCACAGTCTAGTTACCTAATAACTCCAGAGGATCTTAATTCAAAGGAATTATGCTCTAGCACTAGCAAATAGCTAAAATAAACCACGAGTACTGCTAcagacacaaaaaaaattcacaatatttttcaaaacagctgagttgataagtttttattggttCCCATATGGTTCACTTTTTTACCTACCAATAACAAATTGCCACTTCAGCAGTTATGAAATGTTGTTGTGACTCTGGATTGATGTActatacacatatacacattATAGACTAAATGTCACAACTTTTACCACAACTATTCAACACTATAAACTGTAACTACCGATAACAAATTGCCACTTCAGGAGTTATGAAATGTTGTTGTGACTCTGGATTGATGTActatacacatatacacattATAAGCTAAATGTCacaatttttgccacaactATCCTACAAGATAGACTGTAACTAGATACGTGTAACTTTCACACTTCCACATGAACCCACCATTTTTTCTCTCATAGTCACAGTTTGCCATGTAGACAGTTGTAACAAAAGTTGTGGTGCTAGAATTTTTGCAGACTAAATTGAAGaatttcttccaaaaaaaaaaaaaaattacctctTCCATGAGGAGAAAGATTTTATTGCGTCTACTCCTTATGTTATCTTGGATTTCCCTTAGCTGCATCTGAACAAAATCCTGAACAGTTTCCGGTCCTTctataatacaaaaattgctataaaaaaaaaaaatgtataagatTTCGTACAACTTTTCATGAATACAAAGAATATCTTATACAaattttctcggcaaccaagCAGAACATAAAGAAAGATTTGGAAATTTGAATAAAGATTTTAGAATTGAAGCAAACAAACCTGGGGTCGTTGGAGGAGTCCttcgacgaagaagaagaagaagaacagagGAATCGAGAGCGTGAACGTGAAGGTGAGGAGGTGGGTTTGAATAGAGCGAGAGGTTTTGGGAATCCATTGGAAGAGGTACagagaattagggttttggaGGTATCGAGCTTTGGTGAAAGAAAGTGAGAGTGGAGATGGAGAGCCATTGTTTCTATCTCCTATTCTTCGTTCaatttcatttccctttttagagagagagagagagagagtgtgtgtgtgtgagagtgagagttttGTTTAATGGATTTGGTTTGGTTCGGTGGGAATCTACGAGAAAATAGAGTGAGCATCTAAGGcctgctttatatatatatatatatatccaacgATGTATATAAGGCCACGTCTTACCTTGTAAACCGTTTTCCCgcgaagattttttttttttttttaaatgagaaacCGCGAAAGATTTTTTGTTGACACTTGACTGTTATAGTCGGTATGGATGATTTTTATTtggataagaatttttttggtaaaatattattttgattcctatactttattaaaagtttaattttcatctttaaactttAATCAGTTTGATTTTTATCCCTAAACGAAAAAACTTTAATCAGtttgatttttatctttaaactatttaaaattttatcttttgttcctaactattgaaaatgtttaatttatatccctaaattttactaaaagtttgttttttatccttaaattaatgaaaaaaaaactaaaaagttcttttttcatccatattttttttaaaactattaaaaaaactctttacaaaatttagagatgaaatttttttttttaaagtttaaagacgATAAACAAACTTATGTTAAAGTTTAGGAATCAAAATAgtatttacacttttttttttcttaaactttataaagatttttttttaatagtttagagataaaaatagggatatatttttttaatagttcaaagaccaaaaataaatttttcgGTAAAATTTAAAGGCaagaaataaaacattttcaatactttaaggacaaaaaatgaacttttcaatagtttataaaaaggaaaaacaaatttttaaagtttagagatgaaaaattaacttttgataaagtttataaactaaaatagtattttatgtttttattttatatatatttttaaataataatagtttgGTTTAGATTTTCATCACCATGTAGGTTCGTTGAATTAGTTTTACACTTTTACATGCAATAATTGTTAAACTATTGTTGGGTTTTACATAGATATTGACGTTTTGAACAAAAAGTTGtctaatatttattaaatttataattttggtgACGTAATAAAGTTTAATTCACTTATTTCAAAATAAGTGGATATGGGATGTTAGGAACTCTACGGTGAAACTatcctaataattttttattttttgagaagatattcTAAGAATTTTTAAACATCTTAATGCTATCACTCACAGTAACTATCTATGATAGTTTCATGAAATGGTGAATCAACTATAGTGCGAAAGTTATTAGCAATGTTTTAAGTTTCAAAGCTTTGTTTTTAGGTTGTTGTTTTCGCTCGGTCAAGAGAGATTTCATCACATACAGTTGCTCACATAATTGCAAAGTTTTCTCTCAAGTCTAAAATGTCTTTCTGTTTTAAAAAGAACAATCCTCAAAATAATTGTGAGGATAGAGCCGGCTCAACGAATTTGGAGGCCCTAGACGAAAGCTTTAAACGagacattttattatatttaattataaattcatatatttttcttactttttgaaaggcaaaattactaattaaatttttgcattcaaattccgctaacattttttttttcaattgataatatagctaatccacttaatcttttTTGTGACATAGTTGATCTttcaagattttgttttttactagtaataaatttgtccatagctcctttttgagattcaattagttcttctctttggctttttttttttttttttttttttttagttttttatatccagatgatattttctagtagacatttgtaattaaaaaatatttatgaataaatgaaacacaatctataataaaaaaaattacaatttaactagaataatataaatttaatgtaTAAAACAATAGAACCTGGTTTATCAAAATCACAATTGCAGCTTTACTTAATATGATCACTTTACACTTTAAAcctacacaaaaaaattaaaattaatattaatacaaagtaaattattctaaatttataattttgttatcaatacttcttttttttttttttttttttttttgtagcaataaacctttttttttttagcaaaatgtgTAGAACTTAACTTGATTGGATCCACTAAGACTAGTCCACTAACAAAATATATAGGACTCAACTTGATTCACTAAGATTAAGACCAGCCCACTACCCCTCATGGCTCCATCCCACTAAATCtgatttcttcaaaaaaaaaaaaaaacgtgtaaGACTAAAGAAATCTAGAGAAATCTTTAGACAAAAACGTGTAATACTTTAGATTTCTTTAAGTGGGTCCGGACCATTCCATTGGCTTCTAGAGAAAtctaagaaaacaaacaaaaagagttTACTTTACTCTTTACTCTAAGGCCGACACTGCTTGGACTCTTTACTCAGCAGCAATGAGCAAAGCAAACTcctcttcataaaaaaaattaaaaaaataaataaataaataaaaaagcagaCACCCAACAACAAACcatgaaaaagacaaaagagacAAAGgaggagaaaacaaaaaacgaaCCTAAAATGAAGGTTTATGTACACATCAAGTCTATTGCCAACACCAATTGATGAGTAAACCAACTAAAaagagtttgtttgtttgtttgttttttttttttttttttcgccttTTGTAATCTTTTCTTCTACAAGCTAAAGATTTGGTGATAAGATTAGCCTTCATGTCACTTCAATGTAAGAAACGGgcctctttatttattttttattttattttatttattattattattttttttaagatgagaAACAGGTCTATGATGACATTAGCCTTCATGTCACTTCAGTGTGagaaatggaatttttttttttttcatcagaTGAGAAAgcaatattatataatatattattgctATTTGGGCCCTCTTATAggtgggggccttaggcggtgGCCTAAATGAGGTTCAACCGGCACTGTGTGAGGAACATCATTCCCTCTTTTCTTGTTGAATAAACATTgcagattaaaaaaagaaaagaaaattttagtgcGAAAGTTCATCCATAACTGTGGCATGTGAGCCTAATGGCTAGGATTTTGGTACTCAAAAACATTTTATGAGTTCAAATCTCTCATGTTGTCTAGTATTAGCCTCCAAGAGCGATGGGACAGTGGCTTAAGCTCAACTGGATTTTCTTTTGGCTATCATGCTGCACAAAGTGAAGAGTATTTTCTTTGATGGTTGATTTCTTAATTATTATCTTGAattatgttaaaatatttagtgAAGGTCCATATAGAGACAATTCCTTctgatttttaatttgtttttctaaCAATATGGCTTCAATTAATAAGATAAACAAGATAGCTTTTCAATTTcatattcaaaatatgaaaaaaaaaaaaaaaaaaattacatcattCAATAGCAAGGCCAAGAACTTTTCatctttgaaaattgaaaattgacaAGCATAATGCAACtaatataaaaaacaacaaaataacaacaaaaggaGAAAACCAAGTGCTAAAACCTCCATATTCTTCATAAGGATCATCTTCCCAGTCCATAGCCTCCTTGCTGTACTTTCTTCTCCCAGCACTAATTGCACCATTTTCTCTTTCAGCTAATCTAATATGAGataaaatgtgaggaaaaaccTTCTTATATGACTCTTCTCCAATCAATAGGTCCGAATGACCAAAGCCCTCCACTACAACTCTTTCATGTCTAAAACCAGGCTGGTGTAACTTCATGTACTTGTTAGCAAGAAAAGAAGTCTTTGGAGTTGCAAGGATAGTCCGTCCTCCGGAAATATAAAGCGTTGGGAGTGACATTCTCTCAGGATGGATCAAATATGAGTTGTTTCCTTTGCTGTCAACGATGTTACCAGCATTGCAGATTTTTCTAAGGTGGGGAAATGCAGCCATGGGAAGCATTGTcacattttctttgtttaacCAGTAGTGCATGCTGGGGCTTAGGTTTTCATGCCAGAATGCGTTTCCAAATAGACCAGAAAAAATCTCACACTCATTGCAGGTGCATCTCTCATACCGGGGAATCATAAGGGCAATGGACTTCAAGAGCCGATGACGCAAACTAGACTTTGATGTTTCCAACATAGGCAGAATTTTATTCTTGCCTAGTATGACCATTGATAGCTGCACGGTGAATTGAAAGACCTTCTTAGGCTCAAGGAGAAAGAGGTTTATACAAAATTGTGCTATATCATGTTATGTCTTCATAAGAACTAGAcatcttatttatttactttttatttgtttgcctcttgttatttgttatttttattctgATAATTATAATTGGCTGAACATATTAGCAAGTTTGAGTCAATCAAATTCTGTATATTTTCTTGGAAACTAAATTTCAttacaagagagagaaagagagcttaCGGGGAGCAGAGGAAGCCACATTTTAAACATGGATAAAGTATTTAGTTTGAAGAACATTGAAGTGTTGGTGCAAGACAAAGAAGCTATATTGGTTGCAGAGACATGCCCTCCCATGAGAGCAATATGTATGACTAAGCCTCCAACACAATGTGCAACAACATGTATCTTTATGCGCTGCCCATGCAATTCAAGGATCCTATTTATTGctgcaaaagaaagaaataaagtgAGAACTGGAAAGACATTAAAGGTTAGTAAGAATTGATTTCAAGTGGGgtatatttctatattctttacCAGCAGGGACATCAAATCTTCCAATATCTTCAATTGTGAAGTTGTTTGAAGGATTCAGTGGGTGCAACCTTGGTTGCAATAGCCATATTTCATGTCCTTCTTCCAGTAAAGTTCTGACTAGATCATTTGGTTCTGTTGGCAACCAGTAACTGTCAGAAGAATACCCATTAAGAAGGAGAACTGGGTATAATTGTTTTGGTCCTTCAAGCTTTGAGGAATTATGGGTGCATTTCCATTGCCTGCAACTGATAGTAAATCCATCCTCTGCATAATAAACAGGAAGGACACAGATTAGAAACTTTAAGTAATACAGCAAAGTAAAAGAAATAACATGAACTCTATGCTCCATTAGCATTTTGGTGATCAAGTAAAATCACGAAGTTGAGTGTACAGTTCAATGGTGGGGGTATTTCTTCTTCCAtcaatttatctaatttttttagcttGAAAGTGCATTTCATGAGTTCTTAATTTACATATTGGTAGAATTTAAATGAATATCCCTTAGTTCTATCATCTATGTAGTCTTTTGTTTCTGATTATGATCATTGATTCTCCTGAGACTGCATTGTATACTGACACCAACTCTGAGTAGATTTAGATTCCTTATACCTGTTTTAATTTCATGGAGAGTGCTGCTTGGATAAAATTTATGATACAAATCTTTTGGGGGGAAGTCCTTGTGACTCCCTTGTGGTTTCTGTACAAAATAGGTTCTGTAGAGTGTGTATAATAGATGACATATGAACCTTCCTTTGTTGTTTCCTCTAAGGCTTATCAAGCTCTTTAGAAGCTCTACCATGGAGACACTGAGCCTGCCTTTTAGAAGCATCATTTCTTCCTTGGAATTGTTCTCAGCAACTTTCTTAAAGATCACATGCAATGTTGTTGACTCCCTCCAAGCATATAATGCAAAGAGATAAGGATTCATTATCTTTCTTCCCTCGAGAATATATCTGCATGATATGGAATTTATTGATTCTCTCATATAagcaaagaaaatgaacaaGAAATTTACTTTATACTAAAACTTTCTCATACCTCGAGCCAGAAGAACCTGCAAGGAGGAGATGATAATGCATATACTGCGTGTAAGGAGTTCTGTAATCTACTTCACACAAACTTACTTTTCCATCTATGATATGTAATTTGTCCCTCTCAATGGCTTTTAATTCCACATATCCACCAACTTTGCCTCTTAGAAGAGGATGACAATCACTGAGGCCCTTCTGTTCTTGAGCATTCATCTTCACTTTGAGAAAAACTGTGCATTGCATACCCCCCACATAACCCCTCATGGTTTCTTCAAATGTGACAACTGATCTCTGATCACTCTTTACATTCTTATTTGAGACAGAATGTGGATTCTGAGAAGAAATTTCAATACTCTTGTACTTGAGAACATCCTTTACAAGGTGCCTACTTACATACTCAGCTGCAGATGCGATGGTAAGAGATGGGTTTATGCCAACAGAACATGGGATTAGAGAACCATCGCAGACATAGAGGCCTTGGTGTACCATGACTGAAGACTCTGGGTCAAATACTTGGCCACTGGGGTTGCAAACACCATATGAAGGATCTGATGATGCATTGCACCCACCTAAAAGATGGACAGATGTGCTTCGGTACCTTGATAAGAAGAGGATTCCTCCTAATTTCTTAGTGAGCTTTTGAAAGGCTTTGACTTTTTGTGGGAGTAAAGGATCATGGGGTGGACTAAAGCAAATTCTGTTCTTGTCCTTGTCCCACATAATCTTCCCGTCACTGTCATCATAACCCATTGCATTAAGAGCAATAGCTTGGCATgctttaaaacccaaaatatgtCTTATCTTTTCAATGATCCCATGAAACAACCAGTGGCCAGTTGGCCAACCATAACTTACAATCCCTTTAAATAGCAGGTGTGGATAAGCTGTTGGAAGTACAGCACTCTGTGCCAATAGAAAAAGGGTGTGTCAGAAAAGTCCACAATGAAAAAGAATGTTTATAGTTCTACATTCATACATGTCTATGTATGCAAAACATTTTTGGATATTAAGAGATTGTATGCTTATAGAGATTTTCTAGAGCAAAGACCTAGACTGCATGGCCGCTTAAAACTAGATGACCATACCAGTTAAGGCCATTTATCATTGGAGTATGGATTGTGGTATATTAGTATCACCTGAATCCGATGATCAAACCATATCATGACAAGTAGTTAAGATGAAGGGAAACCCAGTTAGAAGTACAGTGCatttagtttttaagtttttagacCTGGATGGTGAATCCCAACGAAGATGTGTAAGAAGAAGAGATGGATGGCCCTGGCCGTTCTTGGAAAGGTATCTTTGAGAGTTGCTTTCTGTCTAATCCGAAAGAATTCAAGGGTGCCGGGCTTCCAGCAAGACAGGCTACAGTATTCCCATTACAGCTGAATCCAGAGCCAAGTGCATCCGAAAGTTTTAATCCTCTCATTTGTGACTGGAAAAGTGTTTCAGTTGTGCCTAAAACTCCCGCTGTTGAACAATATAAATGGAACTCGttaaaaaatgtttgttttaaacaaaatttctacGAAGTACACACTATTTATAGCTACTGCTTTGTACCTGAG
The sequence above is drawn from the Quercus robur chromosome 7, dhQueRobu3.1, whole genome shotgun sequence genome and encodes:
- the LOC126692174 gene encoding protein ORANGE-LIKE, chloroplastic, translated to MALHLHSHFLSPKLDTSKTLILCTSSNGFPKPLALFKPTSSPSRSRSRFLCSSSSSSSKDSSNDPSNFCIIEGPETVQDFVQMQLREIQDNIRSRRNKIFLLMEEVRRLRVQQRIKNVKVVNESSEEEVNEMPDIPSSIPFLPYVTPKTLKQLYLTSVSFISGIIIFGGLIAPTLELKLGLGGTSYEDFIRSMHLPLQLSQVDPIVASFSGGAVGVISAMMLIEANNVEQQEKKRCKYCNGTGYLACARCSASGVCLSIDPLSVSSVSDRPLQVPTTKRCQNCSGAGKVMCPTCLCTGMLMASEHDPRIDPFD
- the LOC126692175 gene encoding uncharacterized protein LOC126692175, producing the protein MLQAGCDIRTECQAQYVVKNPYDTCQEGKNSKKRRWRVYLNEIDYITSDFVVLSAGVLGTTETLFQSQMRGLKLSDALGSGFSCNGNTVACLAGSPAPLNSFGLDRKQLSKIPFQERPGPSISSSYTSSLGFTIQSAVLPTAYPHLLFKGIVSYGWPTGHWLFHGIIEKIRHILGFKACQAIALNAMGYDDSDGKIMWDKDKNRICFSPPHDPLLPQKVKAFQKLTKKLGGILFLSRYRSTSVHLLGGCNASSDPSYGVCNPSGQVFDPESSVMVHQGLYVCDGSLIPCSVGINPSLTIASAAEYVSRHLVKDVLKYKSIEISSQNPHSVSNKNVKSDQRSVVTFEETMRGYVGGMQCTVFLKVKMNAQEQKGLSDCHPLLRGKVGGYVELKAIERDKLHIIDGKVSLCEVDYRTPYTQYMHYHLLLAGSSGSRYILEGRKIMNPYLFALYAWRESTTLHVIFKKVAENNSKEEMMLLKGRLSVSMVELLKSLISLRGNNKGRFICHLLYTLYRTYFVQKPQGSHKDFPPKDLYHKFYPSSTLHEIKTEDGFTISCRQWKCTHNSSKLEGPKQLYPVLLLNGYSSDSYWLPTEPNDLVRTLLEEGHEIWLLQPRLHPLNPSNNFTIEDIGRFDVPAAINRILELHGQRIKIHVVAHCVGGLVIHIALMGGHVSATNIASLSCTNTSMFFKLNTLSMFKMWLPLLPLSMVILGKNKILPMLETSKSSLRHRLLKSIALMIPRYERCTCNECEIFSGLFGNAFWHENLSPSMHYWLNKENVTMLPMAAFPHLRKICNAGNIVDSKGNNSYLIHPERMSLPTLYISGGRTILATPKTSFLANKYMKLHQPGFRHERVVVEGFGHSDLLIGEESYKKVFPHILSHIRLAERENGAISAGRRKYSKEAMDWEDDPYEEYGGFSTWFSPFVVILLFFILVALCLSIFNFQR